The Candida dubliniensis CD36 chromosome 5, complete sequence genome has a window encoding:
- a CDS encoding 40S ribosomal protein S5 (Similar to S. cerevisiae RPS5): MSDVEEQYQEEQQPVVQEELQVVELATAIPLDVQEAQREVKLFNKWSFEDVEVKDVSLVDYIQIRNPVFVSHTAGKYASKRFRKAQCPIVERLTNSLMMNGRNNGKKLKAVRIVKHALEIIHVLTEQNPIQVVVDAIVNSGAREDSTRIGSSGTVRRQAVDVSPLRRVNQAIALLTIGAREASFRNIKTIAECLAEELINAAKGSSTSYAIKKKDELERVAKSNR; this comes from the coding sequence ATGTCTGACGTTGAAGAACAATACcaagaagaacaacaaccagTCGTTcaagaagaattacaaGTCGTTGAATTAGCCACTGCCATCCCATTGGATGTTCAAGAAGCTCAAAGAGAAGTCAAATTATTCAACAAATGGTCTTTTGAAGATGTTGAAGTTAAAGATGTTTCATTAGTCGATTACATTCAAATCAGAAACCCAGTTTTTGTTTCCCATACTGCTGGTAAATACGCTTCTAAAAGATTCAGAAAAGCTCAATGTCCAATTGTTGAAAGATTAACCAACtctttgatgatgaatggTAGAAACAATGGTAAAAAATTGAAGGCTGTTAGAATCGTCAAACATGCTTTAGAAATCATTCACGTTTTAACTGAACAAAACCCAATccaagttgttgttgatgctATTGTCAACTCTGGTGCTAGAGAAGATTCCACCAGAATTGGTTCTTCTGGTACTGTTAGAAGACAAGCTGTTGATGTTTCTCCATTAAGAAGAGTTAACCAAGCTATTGCTTTGTTGACTATTGGTGCCAGAGAAGCTTCATTCAGAAACATCAAAACTATTGCTGAATGTTTAGCTGAAGAATTGATCAATGCTGCTAAAGGTTCTTCTACTTCTTATGCCATCAAGAAGAAGGATGAATTAGAAAGAGTTGCTAAATCTAACCGTTAA
- a CDS encoding transporter of the Major Facilitator Superfamily (MFS), putative (Similar to S. cerevisiae ESBP6), producing MAHTPEEAEEENGPTKSSISSDMSHDDDDDDDDGLEDVEEINTNQVEEYQIHPIQSQQTTYSRLSRTRTNHSELSRIISGIKDDQQIDEQNKNNYKQTGDAEYILTNEIDRVTTNIIDSRQHSTTDLESQRRHLHLQQQQQQQQELNENSKPSSRSSPISGDSQRDNLSINEEKKKDFVDDEDEDEEKEKDSDYKPDGGMAWIMAICAMMAMFSTWGANSGYGVFLNYYLESNTFPEATKYDYALIGGIVVFMANILSPLSALLYKMLGFKFVCCLGIVFQTLGWICASFAKKIWHLYLTQGVSVGISFSLIFIPATLVLPTWFEKKKATSMGICVSGAGLGGLIFSLSVNKVIQDTGDQRWALRMVGFVTLFSTLLSALIMRPRNYKQPPLKESLSKTFIIESIKAIFDVHVFKNRGIILIALWFSIALIGYILMLFTMSSYATSVGLSHYQGSILTSVMNAAQMVGRPSMGLTADRIGRANFTTSACLVITILLYAFWINATTFGSLIAFVVIVGLLIGVGSSLAQPLAADVLDPHMEQMPAAWSGINITVSFFCLVSEVIALALVVPGSKRPYLHTQIFAGACFFACFLLMILIREFLIKKQLTLRLEFTKNKLLEISGTTKGGYLRCQDNEQHVKKDGEKEQEEEEEEEEEEESILIERVERYENLLNNTLTGFFIRALYPIKV from the coding sequence ATGGCTCatacaccagaagaagcagaagaagaaaatggtCCAACTAAATCAAGCATTTCTTCTGATATGTCtcatgatgatgatgatgatgatgatgatggacTAGAAGATGTGGAAGAAATAAATACAAATCAAGTAGAAgaatatcaaattcatccAATACAATCCCAACAAACCACATATTCTAGACTTTCACGAACAAGAACTAATCATTCCGAACTTTCACGAATAATTAGTGGGATTAAAGAtgatcaacaaattgatgaacaaaataaaaataattataaacaaaCTGGTGATGctgaatatattttaacCAATGAAATAGATCGAGtaacaacaaatattattgattctCGTCAACATTCAACCACTGATTTAGAACTGCAGCGACGTCATTTacatttacaacaacaacaacaacaacaacaagaattgaatgaaaattCAAAACCATCATCAAGAAGTTCACCAATTAGTGGTGATTCACAAAGagataatttatcaataaatgaagaaaagaaaaaagattttGTTGACGATGaggatgaagatgaagaaaaggAGAAGGATTCAGATTATAAACCAGATGGTGGGATGGCTTGGATAATGGCAATTTGTGCCATGATGGCAATGTTTTCCACTTGGGGTGCTAATTCAGGTTATGGggtttttttaaattattatcttgAAAGTAATACTTTCCCTGAAGCTACTAAATATGATTATGCTTTAATTGGAGGAATTGTGGTATTTATGGCTAATATTTTATCACCATTAAGTGctttattatataaaatgTTGGgatttaaatttgtttgttgtctTGGAATTGTTTTCCAAACTCTTGGTTGGATTTGTGCTTCATTTgctaaaaaaatttggcaTTTATATTTAACTCAAGGAGTTTCCGTTGGGATATCATTCCTGTTGATTTTTATACCAGCAACTTTGGTATTACCTACttggtttgaaaaaaaaaaggcaaCATCAATGGGTATTTGTGTTTCTGGTGCTGGATTAGGAGgattgattttttctttaagtGTTAATAAAGTCATTCAAGACACTGGAGATCAAAGATGGGCTTTAAGAATGGTTGGATTTGTCACTTTATTTTCTACTTTACTTAGTGCATTAATCATGAGACCTCGTAATTATAAACAACCCCCACTTAAAGAAAGTTTGAGTAAAACTTTTATAATTGAAAGTATCAAAGCTATCTTTGATGTTCATGTATTTAAAAATCGAggaataattttaatagcTCTTTGGTTTTCAATTGCTCTTATTGGATATATCTTGATGTTGTTTACCATGTCATCGTATGCTACTTCAGTGGGTCTTTCACATTATCAAGGGTCAATTTTGACATCAGTTATGAATGCTGCTCAAATGGTGGGACGTCCTAGTATGGGTCTCACGGCTGATAGAATCGGACGAGCAAATTTTACTACCAGTGCATGTTTGGTAATTACCATATTACTTTATGCCTTTTGGATTAATGCCACAACATTTGGTTCTTTGATTGCCTTTGTAGTTATTGTTGGGTTATTGATTGGAGTTGGTTCCTCTTTAGCTCAACCATTAGCTGCTGATGTTTTAGATCCTCATATGGAACAAATGCCAGCAGCATGGTCAGGTATTAATATAACTGTGTCATTCTTTTGTCTTGTGTCTGAAGTAATAGCCCTTGCATTGGTAGTTCCTGGTTCTAAAAGACCTTATTTGCATACACAGATATTTGCTGGTGCTTGCTTTTTCGCTTGTTTCTtgttaatgatattgattcgagaatttttaattaaaaaacaattgactTTAAGATTGGAATTTACAAAGAATAAATTACTTGAAATTTCTGGAACTACCAAAGGAGGTTATTTAAGATGTCAAGATAATGAACAACATGTTAAAAAAGATGGTGAAAAAGAACaggaagaagaggaagaagaagaagaagaagaagaatcaatCTTAATAGAACGAGTAGAAAGATATGAGAATTTGTTAAACAACACTTTGACTGGGTTCTTTATTCGTGCTTTATATCCCATCAAAGTTTAA
- a CDS encoding AAA ATPase involved in endosome to vacuole transport, putative (Similar to S. cerevisiae VPS4;~In S. cerevisiae: required for efficient late endosome to vacuole transport): MSGASDFLSKGIDLVQKAIDADTATRYEEAYKLYYNGLDYLMLAIKYEKNPKSKELVKSKFTEYLTRAEQLKDHLEKQAQNKSTAESSVNGSTKAKKSNSNGDGDDNDDADTKKLRGALAGAILSEKPNVKWSDIAGLDGAKEALKEAVILPVKFPQLFVGNRKPTSGILLYGPPGTGKSYLAKAVATEANSTFFSVSSSDLVSKWMGESERLVKQLFTMARENKPSIIFIDEVDALCGPRGEGESEASRRIKTELLVQMNGVGNDSQGVLVLGATNIPWQLDAAVRRRFERRIYIALPDVEARTRMFEINIGEVPCECTPHDYRILAEMTDGYSGHDIAVVVRDALMQPIRKIQQATHFKPVIDEIDGKEKLTPCSPGDEGAQEMNWMDLGTDELKEPPLTIKDFIKAIKNNRPTVNEADIAQHVKFTEDFGQEGN; this comes from the coding sequence ATGTCAGGAGCATCTGATTTTTTATCTAAAGGGATAGATCTAGTACAAAAAGCTATTGATGCCGATACGGCTACTCGATATGAAGAAGcttataaattatattataatgGATTAGATTATTTAATGTTGGCAATAAAATATGAGAAAAATCCTAAATCTAAAGAATTAGTGAAAAGTAAATTTACAGAATATTTAACTCGAGCTGAACAATTAAAAGATCATTTAGAAAAGCAAGcacaaaataaatcaacGGCAGAAAGTTCAGTGAATGGATCAACCAAGGCGAAAAAATCTAATAGTAATGGAGATGgagatgataatgatgatgctGATACTAAGAAATTACGTGGAGCATTAGCTGGAGCCATTCTTCTGGAAAAACCAAATGTTAAATGGTCAGATATTGCTGGATTAGATGGGGCTAAAGAAGCATTAAAAGAAGCAGTTATATTACCGGTGAAATTCCCACaattatttgttggtaATAGAAAACCAACATCAggaatattattatatggACCACCAGGAACTGGTAAATCATATTTAGCTAAAGCAGTAGCCACTGAAGCTAATTCGACATTTTTCAGTGTATCATCATCGGATTTAGTTTCTAAATGGATGGGAGAATCAGAAAGATTAGTGAAACAATTATTTACTATGGCAAGAGAAAATAAACCATCgattatatttattgatgaagttgATGCTCTTTGTGGACCTCGAGGAGAAGGTGAAAGTGAAGCTTcaagaagaataaaaacTGAATTATTAGTACAAATGAATGGAGTTGGTAATGATTCTCAAGGAGTTTTGGTATTAGGAGCTACTAATATTCCTTGGCAATTAGATGCTGCAgttagaagaagatttgaaCGAAGAATTTATATTGCTTTACCTGATGTTGAAGCAAGAACAAGAATGtttgaaataaatattggGGAAGTGCCTTGTGAATGTACTCCACATGATTATCGAATATTAGCAGAAATGACTGATGGATATTCAGGTCATGATATTGCTGTTGTGGTAAGGGATGCATTAATGCAACCAATTCGTAAAATTCAACAAGCTACTCATTTTAAACCAgtgattgatgaaattgatgggaaagaaaaattgactCCTTGTTCTCCTGGAGATGAAGGAGCTCAAGAAATGAATTGGATGGATCTTGGTACtgatgaattaaaagaaCCTCCATTAACAATCAAAGATTTTATAAAagcaattaaaaataatcgACCAACAGTTAATGAAGCAGATATTGCTCAACATGTTAAATTTACTGAAGATTTTGGTCAAGAAGGTAATTAG